CGCCAAGGTAAGCAGCCCAGTTGCCCGGAGCAGCCTGCGACTTGTTCAAGATGTACATCATCAGGAGCATGCCGTAAATCGTCTGCGCAATCGGCGCACCCACGAAGATGAGCAGCGTAAAGAGCGCGTTCTTACCCTTGAGATACGCCTTCTTCCAGGCACCGATGGCCGCCATGCCGGCAGTCCCGCAGCCCAGCGCAGAGCCCACCGCGGCAAGGCCAAGAGCCGCCACCGCACCGAGCTTTGCGAGCGTTAAAAGTTGTGATTGATCCATAAGTGCGACCTCTTTCGATTAAAGCACCATCATGGAGAACACAAGCACGAACAAAGCGACGGTTTCGACGATACCGAGAACCATCAAGTAGTTCACCATGCCCTTGCCGGTTTCACCGAGAGCATCGCAAGCCACTGCAGCAGACTTGCCCTGGTACCAAGCAGAAGCCATCATGCCGAGGCCACCGAAGATACCAGCACCGAGGCAGCCGCCCCAGTTCGTAAAGCCCTGTTCAGCAGCCTTGCTCAAGATGAAGTTCATGAGCAACATGCCGTAAATCGTCTGGGAAATCGGAGCACCGACGAACACGAGAAGAGTGAAGAGAGCAGACTTACCCTGAGCGTAAGCCTTCTTCCACATCGTGATAGCAGACATACCGGCCGTTCCGCAACCAAGGGCAGAGCCCATAGCCGCAATGCCAAGCGCAGCTGCAGCACCCATTTTAGCGAGAGTCACCATTGTATTCGGTTCCATTATATTATCCTCATTAAGTAGCGGGATTTAACCCTTGGTTTAATTTTTTTGCTTGGCGAAGGGGCTGAATGCAAATCCGCTCCATTCAAGACCAAGTCCATTTGAAAATTCGAGTGTGTTAAGACGTACGGCATGCACTGCAACGCCCATCACGGCAAGTGCAATGTTCAGGCCATGAACGCCCAAAAGAACTAGAGCTGCACCGGCAACCCCCACGGCAGAGCCAAACAGCGGCGAGAGCATTCCATTGAACGCTTCGGCGATGGCGGCACCAGACATACCCACAGCAAAGAGACGGATATAGCTGATAACGTCGGTGAAGCTGTTCACGATGTCGAGCACGAGCATCGGGATGCTGATGAAGTCCTGTTTGAGGCGGCTAGGCGGCACCGTAAAGAGCACGAGAAGCACGACTTCCACGATGAACATCGGGATGACGAACTTCGGCATGTCGATTCCAAGCACCATGTTGCATGCAAGGAAGAACATGACCCAAGCGCCCATGAGCCAGCCCACCTGCGCCATGAACGTCGAAGACTTGCGCTTGAGACGCACAACGACATTCCACGCATGAGCAATGCTCAAGTGCACAACGGCAATGCAGAAGCAGAACAGCTGGATATGCTGCATCTGGGATGCCCCAGCGGCCTTCGGCACAAAGCTAGCAGGCAAGAACGTAAACGTCTCGCAGAACTGCTTGTATGCTTCGAAGCGCGTCGGATCCGTCGGAGCAGAGCTGCGAATCCAATAGAGTACGTTGCGCACGCCTTCCGGGATAAAGTTGTAGTTAGCGATATCAAGGTAGTAGCTCCACCCTGCAAGTTCCGGCGTAAGGCCAAGGAAGTTTGCATTGATGGCGCCCCAGATGATAGTCGCCCAGCTCATCAAATACACAAAGTGGAATCCTGCACTACTTGCCTTCGGCATTTTCGAGCGAGCAAACATCGCAAGACCGAGGAACAACAGGCCATAAGCCATATCGCCCACAATCATCGCAAAGAAAAGGCTAAAGAAGCAGAGGAACACAGAGCTCACGTCAACTTCGTTGTAACCCGGCGAGATGCCAATGATGTCATAGAGGCACTGCATCGGGCGTGAAAGCTTGTTGTAGCCGAGAAGCGTCGGGATGTTATCTTCGTCCGTCGGATCTTCAACGCGGATGCCCCAGCCGTTTGCCTTCGCTGCCGCACTGATTTCAGCAACGCGCGGTTCCGGGCAGAATCCCTGAAGTGCAGCCAAGCCCTTGTTCTGGAGCATGCTTGCAGAAGCTTCCACGAGATTGTAACGGTCCGTCACTTCCAAGAGGCGGTCTTCGAGATCGTCCTTCACGGAAGCAAGCTGGGCAAAGCGTTCGTCCACAGCAGAAATCGTCGTGTTCGATTCCTCTTCGATCATTCGATATTCTTCGAGCGACTTGAGAGGCATGGCGAGTTCCGTAAACGCACCCTTCACAGATGCAGGAGCATCGCCCTTCGTGAACACGGCAATGTACGTGCCATTTTCATCCTTGCCAAAAACATGCTTGTAAGCGTTATCGCCTTCGACTTCAAAAGGATCCTTGGAAAGATCGACGAGATAAAGGCGGACAAAGATGCCCTTTGCGGCGAGTTCCTTGACCGTACGCGGATCGAGATTTCCAAAAGCGTGGAGCTTTTCAAGTTCTTCCTTGGCTTGTTCCAGCTGAATTTCGGCATTTTTCTTGTCCGAAATGAGCGTCTGGATTTCTTCGACGAGCGTTACACCGCTTGCACCTTTCGCTGCAGGCGTCACACCCTTGCGGAGCTTATCCGGAACGACTTCCATAGCCTTCTGCACGCGGGCCACAGCACCCTTTGCACCGTTCACAGATGCACCAACGGCATTCTGGAGCGGAGTCAAATGGATAATTTCCATTTCGCGCAGAGCCTTAAGGGTTTCTTCCTTATGGCTTGCAAGCGTAAGAATGGTCACCTTCTTCATAGGAGTAATCATGCGGCAACCTCCTTACTCTGGGCGTCAAGTGCAAGCGCCTTAGCCGTAGCCTTGCCCTTTGCAAGCTTACTACGGGCCACACCGCTTGTCTGCTGGTCACCCAAGAAGATATTGATTTTGCGGATGTTATCCTTAGACTCGGGAATTTTCACCTTTTCGAACAGGTTCACACGCTGGCTCGTGGTACGCAGTTCCTTCGAAAGGAGTTCGTACTGCTTTTCGAGCACACGGCGTTCCAGGCGCAAGGAAATCAAACCTTGCAAGCTGCGGATACCATCGTCGAGCCACACCGGAGTCGTAAAGAAGTCCGGAATGTTCACGTTGAATTCCACACCGCTAAACGTCGGAATCTTCACGCCGGCAATGTTACCCTCGCCCTGTTCGACACTTTTCACCGAGAGATACTTTTTCCACTCAATGGGTTCGGCAAAAAGCGAAATCCACGAAGCCATACTCTTGCGGAGCTTATCCTCTTCTTCGCGTTTCGCCATCACCTTCTCCTGGAGCGTACGCATTTCCATCTGCAGCTGCTGCTTTTTCAAAAGCAACGTCGGCAGATAGCGCTGGAAGCGCTTCAGTGCGTCACGTTCCGCCTTGAGGGCGTTTTTAGTTAACTTGACCTTAGCCATATTACCACTTCTTCGGCCAGTACTGATTGATCATCTTGGTGGGGATACCGGTTTCTTCAGGAGTGAAGCAATCGGCGAGGATTTCCCATCCGAGATCCAAAGCCTTTTCAAGAGGGATGTTCACAGAAAGGTCCATCATTTCCTTTTCGAAGCGTACACCGTACTTCAACAGCTTCTGGTCCCAGTTGCTCATGTTGAAGCCCATGGATTGCTTTTCCAAGGTTTCCTTGTAGCTTGCGTACAGCTGAATCATGGTGTTCATGATGGTACGGTGGTCGCTACGGGTCTTGCCGTTCACCTGCTGCTTCAAGCGGCTCAAAGAACCGAACGGTTCGATACGGCCCTTGCGCAAGTAGAACTGACCTTCGGTAATGTAACCCGTGTTGTCCGGAACCGGGTGCGTCACGTCGTCGCCCGGCATGGTGGTCACAGCCAAAATCGTGATAGAACCAGCGTCGCTGAAGTCCACAGCCTTTTCGTAGCGGCTTGCGAGCTGAGAGTAAAGGTCGCCTGGATAACCACGGTTCGACGGAATCTGTTCCATCGTAATAGCAATTTCCTTCATGGCGTCGGCAAAGTTCGTCATGTCCGTGAGGAGCACGAGCACGTTCTTGCCTTCGGTTGCAAACTTTTCAGCAACAGCGAGGGATGCATCCGGAACAAGCAAGCATTCCACAATCGGGTCAGATGCGGTATGCATGAACATCACCGTACGGGAAAGAGCACCGTTCTTTTCGAGGTAATCCTTGAGATAGAGGTAGTCATCGTGCTTGAGGCCCATGCCGCCGAGGATAATCACATCGACTTCAGCCTGCAAGGCGATACGTGCCAAAAGTTCGTTGTAGGGTTCACCTGCAATCGAGAAAATCGGGAGCTTCTGCGAAACGACGAGCGTGTTGAACACGTCAATCATCGGGATACCCGTACGCACCATCGTCTTCGGGATGATTCGCTTAGCAGGGTTCACAGACGGGCCGCCAATCGTGATGCGTTCGCCATCGACTTCCGGGCCGTTGTCACGCGGCTTGCCGGCACCGTTAAACACGCGGCCAAGCAAAGCATCGCTGTACGGGACCTTCATCGGTTCACCGAGGAATCGCACTTCGGAGTCCGTAGAAATACCACGAGCACCAGCAAAGACCTGCAAGTCCACGAGGTCACCGTCAATGCGGATCACACGGGCAAGAGAAGTACCGAAAGAGCTCGTCACCTGAGCCAGTTCCTGGTTTGCAACGCCTTCGGCTCTCAAAGTAATCACAGAACCGGCAATGCGTTCAATACGATGGTAAGCAACATTATGCATTAGCAGAAACCTCCTTTACGGAAGCAAAAATACTGGATTCGAGATCCTTGAATTCCTGAGAGTCAAACGCCACGCGGTTCCAGTCCTTGGTAGCCTGCGTGAGCTTGAGGAAGAACGTACGGGCGACATCCTTTTCGGTAAACGTCATCGGCGTCATGAGGATGGTGTAAATCTTGTCGAACACGTACTTTTGACGTTCTGCAGAGCAAGCGGCGTCGATTTCGTTATAGGCGTCCTGCTGCAGATAAACGGCATCAAGATATTCAGATTTCAGATAAACAATGAAGTCTTCGATCGAAGTACCTTCTTCGCCCACAACCTTCATCATGTTGTTCACATCCACACCGTTAGCGAGGATAGAACGAGCCTGAGCGACCTTCTTGGAATCGATGATACCTTCGTACTTAGACCAGGAATCCAACGGGTGGATAGCCGGGAAGCGGCGCTGGTCAGAACGTTCACGGGAAAGGCCAAGGAATGCGCCCACCACCTTCAAGGTTGCCTGGGTCACCGGTTCTTCGAAGTTACCACCTGCAGGAGACACGGAACCACAAATCGTCACAGAGCCGGTTGAACCGTCCTTGAGGCGGACAACGCCACCGCGTTCGTAGAAAGAAGCGATCACAGATTCGAGGTAAGCCGGGAATGCTTCTTCGCCCGGAATTTCTTCCAAACGGCCACTCATTTCACGGAGAGCCTGAGCCCAACGGGAAGTGGAGTCTGCGAGGAGGAGCACGTTGAGGCCCATCTGGCGATAGTATTCAGCGAGCGTCACGCCGGTATAAACGGAAGCTTCACGAGCAGCCACCGGCATCGAAGACGTGTTACAAATGATAAGCGTACGTTCCATCAAGGACTTGCCCGTACGCGGGTCAATCAATTCCGGGAATTCGCGAAGGGTTTCCACCACTTCACCAGCACGTTCACCGCAAGCAGCCAAAATCACGATGTCCACATCGGCATAACGGCTCATGAGCTGCTGGAGCACAGTCTTACCGGCACCGAATGGACCCGGCGTACAGAACGTACCGCCCTGCATCACAGGGAAGAACGTATCGATAATGCGCTGCTGCATGGTAAGCGGCTTGGACGGGCGGAGGCGTTCTTCATAAGCCTTGATCGGCATCTTGACCGGCCAGGTCTGCACCATCGTCACGTCAACAGATTCGCCCTTATCGTTCTTGAGCTTTGCGACAACATCTTCGACAACGCGGTCACCGGCAGTCGTAATGTAATCCACAGTCCACTTGCCGAGGAGCTTGAACGGCACCATGATGCGATGCGAGAAAACACCTTCCGGAACCGTACCGAGCGTATCACCAGCGACAACCACATCGCCAGCCTTAGCGACCGGAGTAAAAGCCCACTTCTTGTCACGCGGGAGAGCCTTCAAGTACTTACCGCGCTGGAGGAAGAAGCCGCATTCGTCAGCGAGCTTCGGCAGCGGGTTCTGAAGACCATCAAAAACTTGAGTAAGGAGACCCGGACCAAGTTCAACAGAAAGAAGTTCACCCGTAAATTCGACTTCGTCGCCAGCCTTGAGGCCAGTCGTATCTTCGAACACCTGGAGTTCAGCGTAATCACCACGGATACGAATCACTTCGCTCTTAAGGGGGATGATTTCTGTCTTACCTGCTTCGTTCTTCGAAATGAGCTTTGCATAAGCCACTTCGTTCTGGGAAACGGCGCTTTCAAACTTGACACGAATCAGGTTTCCGTTCACGCCGGTTATTTTTCCGATACTAGCCATTGAAAATGGACCTCCACTCATTCCTGCCTGTATGCAGGATCGTTTTCATTAATAATATTGATGACGGCCTTGTCGCCTGCGATATCGTTCAAGCGAGCCCAACGCTCGCAGATTCTAAGCTTAATCGCATAGGCGTAGACGTGCTTGATGGTCCCCTCGCCTACACCGGCAAGGCTATCCACAAGCCAAAAACGGGCGCGGTCGATATCCTGTTCCTTTTCAAGCGGATTTGACTTCATGAACGCGTCCTGGATCATCTTCGCAAAGGTGACGTCATAACCAGAGAATGAACGTTCCGCAAAACGCACTTCAGGGCCCCACGCCTGGGCGCGGAGCCTACCTGAAACATTTCTCATCTGGGTTTCGCGGGACTGGTATTCCCTAACAAATTCATCATCGCTCTCTTCGCCCGCTAAGAGGGCGTCGAGCGCTTCGAGTTCTGGGGCATCCAGCACACCTTCGCAACGGCCACGGAACTCGGCCATGCTAAGGGGCGGAACGTCGCCCAGTTCTAGCATCGGAAGCGATGCCATCAAATATGCTGGACTGCTCATTGGACCGCCTTATTTGCCCTGGGCGGCCTTGTTTACAATCTTTGCAAGTTGCGGTCTGAGCAAGGCAGAAAGAGATTCCGCCATTGCCTGTTCTGTAAATTCGTGGCTGACCTTGCCGCCGTCGAGCTTCACGCGGAAACCAAACTTGACGCCCTTGTCGCTTTCGACCTTGACGCCAGCCTTGAGCTGCTTTGCAAACTCGCCCATCACAAAGCTCGTGAGGGCCTTGGCATCGGCTTCGGAGAAGTTGATTTCGATGTCGGAGGTGTAGCTCTTTGCAACCGTAAGGAGCATGTTCTTCACGGTCGATTCATC
This is a stretch of genomic DNA from Fibrobacter sp. UWB13. It encodes these proteins:
- a CDS encoding ATP synthase subunit K (produces ATP from ADP in the presence of a proton gradient across the membrane; the K subunit is a nonenzymatic component which binds the dimeric form by interacting with the G and E subunits), which codes for MDQSQLLTLAKLGAVAALGLAAVGSALGCGTAGMAAIGAWKKAYLKGKNALFTLLIFVGAPIAQTIYGMLLMMYILNKSQAAPGNWAAYLGVGIFGGIGMMASAWYVGKSAADACNALGETGKGLVNYLMVLGVGETVALFVMVFSMMLVS
- a CDS encoding ATP synthase subunit K (produces ATP from ADP in the presence of a proton gradient across the membrane; the K subunit is a nonenzymatic component which binds the dimeric form by interacting with the G and E subunits); the encoded protein is MEPNTMVTLAKMGAAAALGIAAMGSALGCGTAGMSAITMWKKAYAQGKSALFTLLVFVGAPISQTIYGMLLMNFILSKAAEQGFTNWGGCLGAGIFGGLGMMASAWYQGKSAAVACDALGETGKGMVNYLMVLGIVETVALFVLVFSMMVL
- a CDS encoding V-type ATP synthase subunit I — its product is MITPMKKVTILTLASHKEETLKALREMEIIHLTPLQNAVGASVNGAKGAVARVQKAMEVVPDKLRKGVTPAAKGASGVTLVEEIQTLISDKKNAEIQLEQAKEELEKLHAFGNLDPRTVKELAAKGIFVRLYLVDLSKDPFEVEGDNAYKHVFGKDENGTYIAVFTKGDAPASVKGAFTELAMPLKSLEEYRMIEEESNTTISAVDERFAQLASVKDDLEDRLLEVTDRYNLVEASASMLQNKGLAALQGFCPEPRVAEISAAAKANGWGIRVEDPTDEDNIPTLLGYNKLSRPMQCLYDIIGISPGYNEVDVSSVFLCFFSLFFAMIVGDMAYGLLFLGLAMFARSKMPKASSAGFHFVYLMSWATIIWGAINANFLGLTPELAGWSYYLDIANYNFIPEGVRNVLYWIRSSAPTDPTRFEAYKQFCETFTFLPASFVPKAAGASQMQHIQLFCFCIAVVHLSIAHAWNVVVRLKRKSSTFMAQVGWLMGAWVMFFLACNMVLGIDMPKFVIPMFIVEVVLLVLFTVPPSRLKQDFISIPMLVLDIVNSFTDVISYIRLFAVGMSGAAIAEAFNGMLSPLFGSAVGVAGAALVLLGVHGLNIALAVMGVAVHAVRLNTLEFSNGLGLEWSGFAFSPFAKQKN
- a CDS encoding V-type ATP synthase subunit D, translated to MAKVKLTKNALKAERDALKRFQRYLPTLLLKKQQLQMEMRTLQEKVMAKREEEDKLRKSMASWISLFAEPIEWKKYLSVKSVEQGEGNIAGVKIPTFSGVEFNVNIPDFFTTPVWLDDGIRSLQGLISLRLERRVLEKQYELLSKELRTTSQRVNLFEKVKIPESKDNIRKINIFLGDQQTSGVARSKLAKGKATAKALALDAQSKEVAA
- a CDS encoding V-type ATP synthase subunit B gives rise to the protein MHNVAYHRIERIAGSVITLRAEGVANQELAQVTSSFGTSLARVIRIDGDLVDLQVFAGARGISTDSEVRFLGEPMKVPYSDALLGRVFNGAGKPRDNGPEVDGERITIGGPSVNPAKRIIPKTMVRTGIPMIDVFNTLVVSQKLPIFSIAGEPYNELLARIALQAEVDVIILGGMGLKHDDYLYLKDYLEKNGALSRTVMFMHTASDPIVECLLVPDASLAVAEKFATEGKNVLVLLTDMTNFADAMKEIAITMEQIPSNRGYPGDLYSQLASRYEKAVDFSDAGSITILAVTTMPGDDVTHPVPDNTGYITEGQFYLRKGRIEPFGSLSRLKQQVNGKTRSDHRTIMNTMIQLYASYKETLEKQSMGFNMSNWDQKLLKYGVRFEKEMMDLSVNIPLEKALDLGWEILADCFTPEETGIPTKMINQYWPKKW
- a CDS encoding V-type ATP synthase subunit A, whose translation is MASIGKITGVNGNLIRVKFESAVSQNEVAYAKLISKNEAGKTEIIPLKSEVIRIRGDYAELQVFEDTTGLKAGDEVEFTGELLSVELGPGLLTQVFDGLQNPLPKLADECGFFLQRGKYLKALPRDKKWAFTPVAKAGDVVVAGDTLGTVPEGVFSHRIMVPFKLLGKWTVDYITTAGDRVVEDVVAKLKNDKGESVDVTMVQTWPVKMPIKAYEERLRPSKPLTMQQRIIDTFFPVMQGGTFCTPGPFGAGKTVLQQLMSRYADVDIVILAACGERAGEVVETLREFPELIDPRTGKSLMERTLIICNTSSMPVAAREASVYTGVTLAEYYRQMGLNVLLLADSTSRWAQALREMSGRLEEIPGEEAFPAYLESVIASFYERGGVVRLKDGSTGSVTICGSVSPAGGNFEEPVTQATLKVVGAFLGLSRERSDQRRFPAIHPLDSWSKYEGIIDSKKVAQARSILANGVDVNNMMKVVGEEGTSIEDFIVYLKSEYLDAVYLQQDAYNEIDAACSAERQKYVFDKIYTILMTPMTFTEKDVARTFFLKLTQATKDWNRVAFDSQEFKDLESSIFASVKEVSANA
- a CDS encoding ATPase, with translation MAEDLQALMERIQKDAVEKAELAAADIISKAKDKAAEIVRAAEDEAKAKLENADKEAQAFTERSERTLEQSARDLLLSVGKNLEKMILDLLSLQIDKSLDESTVKNMLLTVAKSYTSDIEINFSEADAKALTSFVMGEFAKQLKAGVKVESDKGVKFGFRVKLDGGKVSHEFTEQAMAESLSALLRPQLAKIVNKAAQGK